A single genomic interval of Coccidioides posadasii str. Silveira chromosome 1, complete sequence harbors:
- a CDS encoding uncharacterized protein (EggNog:ENOG410PKKU~COG:S~BUSCO:547at33183): protein MSFTQSELQALFANLTGKPQAAGLSPGNRQQENLAHGPSNSPGHSQRLPQYAPPSVSSPLFSPPVAGTPPHHGSDIISPNVSTPRNEPSVQTVSNSNRTAQLLNLLKVSNAAPGGIAPKTQDLAGESSGFTKQGAASSEQNQNGHTRGISASDLVASFMAKPTPERVAVSGSPSMSQNQPVEDAQEMLLRLLNRPKPQQNQSPEGQPVASPPEPIEPHVPEKEDVGVRKSSPVRTFGTRESRETTPFEPPKPQPPVQGSIFSYVNPFEQLAAASPRPRSSQANRTGSAQAVPVTDVHKGKEREMKPSNGLTRPREEFDSQSKADQAGGQGSPPEKKLKTKESVPEALGGVAEKVDTEVKAALAALAQTVNEEQVTKKVEDKTEELQQSATKIAKEAEKAGGGVPEELEKEPTGNIPVKPVDGAKEEEDLVDSWENETERVVPVYSFPLKPFVSITWKGVTTDPLSVRDDGFMDIARLKKPFDQLDRSLTSANAEYIVYALSKNGGMRIIRQDDGRDRQVFRSSNDRIFNVALCRAGSTPPEGKEEAVLGIGVSGSVYWASLSNGEDNLFERDALDTQSLILPPFPASDENTSGGQLKTRARPSSRHPEFFAIGRGKSIHVVWPKAAMSPKYGVSGVDRKVDTEKFYKERALKISTGKAGKDFVFSDDDTVIVSLDKTGRMRFWDIHDMIDASPGASKPDIRVPLLTLVTGTPNEKSWPTSVLFIDKSRPYLKMCAMRYMLVGFRQNHTLQLWDLGLGKAVQEINFPHEKESDAICSVAYHPSSGIIVVGHPTRNSIYFIHLSAPRYALPPMSQSAYIQCVVDKDEKVFGPQSTACMSGIRELSFGSRGQLRSLELLPLAKSFSSQRSVEDDTGLFELYVMHSRGVTCLNIKKADLGWSTDNKILKHVNSLENGLIELKDLQTLSSQPDEQSVSGEATSSVMGNNKEAAKKPEVVAEKPPSSQSPRSESPAKEGKKKTQQATPTTASLEPASSEKPEKKKKKKGAAENGTKAKEVIEAPQALANGDVQQETEPAKAVKTSLVEKSQVEKLHLSAIVPMTDTSTDVWAKGINDVKEALSAEFSKCLNHELGGFYDRFSEDRRSQDDLSKARQDAMLRLVSSTLSENVEKSLARIISDNIQSTVVPTIRNVTAASLEKKVAEELSKNLRATIPQSISNVFPDAVTRSLQAPNTLKCLSELVAPAVVKSVESELNNAVRNKIMPTIKNEFTRTAEKLVTDVEQMLASKINQFETQRMTDSFKIEQLTTQVNSLVQVISTMAASQTKFQGEILEMSRRFEEMQVAAQEPRAAAPGPVVEERPSPELSPEEAELREITRLMEAGDYEEASVKWLQSSHQAELFDNLFVNYGSDYLTTLSPLLSLSVSAAVTSSLETNVSARLDWLKQVFRTVNIHDPDIAQVVPQIMDVLIGRLQNLYMSIAQHSPHDPILPKIPPLTRWARDLKEANGY from the exons ATGTCTTTCACACAGTCAGAGCTTCAGGCTCTGTTCGCCAACCTTACAGGGAAGCCACAGGCAGCAGGATTATCGCCTGGTAACAGACAGCAAGAGAACCTCGCACATGGCCCGTCCAACTCTCCCGGACACTCTCAACGGCTCCCTCAATATGCTCCGCCCTCGGTTTCATCGCCGCTGTTCAGTCCACCGGTGGCTGGGACCCCTCCCCACCATGGATCTGACATAATTAGTCCCAATGTTTCTACTCCACGGAACGAGCCGAGTGTTCAGACTGTTTCGAACTCGAACCGGACCGCCCAATTGCTCAATTTGCTTAAAGTCAGCAACGCTGCGCCCGGCGGCATCGCGCCTAAAACCCAAGATCTGGCAGGAGAGTCTTCAGGTTTTACCAAACAAGGAGCAGCAAGCTCTGAACAGAACCAAAATGGGCATACTCGAGGCATTTCGGCTTCCGACTTGGTTGCTTCCTTCATGGCCAAGCCCACCCCGGAACGCGTAGCTGTCTCAGGTTCACCGTCCATGAGCCAGAATCAACCCGTCGAAGACGCCCAGGAGATGCTACTACGGTTACTCAATCGGCCTAAGCCCCAGCAAAACCAGTCTCCAGAAGGCCAGCCAGTGGCTTCTCCTCCAGAGCCCATTGAACCCCACGTTCCCGAGAAGGAAGACGTTGGGGTTCGCAAGTCGTCGCCAGTTCGCACGTTCGGAACTCGTGAGAGCCGTGAGACTACTCCGTTCGAACCTCCAAAGCCACAGCCGCCTGTGCAGGGATCGATTTTCAGCTATGTTAACCCGTTCGAGCAGCTCGCTGCGGCGTCGCCACGTCCCCGATCTTCTCAGGCAAATAGAACTGGCTCTGCCCAAGCCGTTCCGGTTACTGATGTGCACAAGGGTAAGGAACGCGAGATGAAACCTTCCAACGGTCTGACGCGGCCTCGCGAAGAGTTTGACTCCCAGTCCAAAGCCGACCAAGCTGGAGGCCAGGGATCTCCTCCTGAAAAGAAACTCAAGACAAAGGAGAGTGTGCCTGAAGCTCTTGGAGGTGTTGCCGAAAAAGTTGATACTGAAGTCAAAGCTGCCCTGGCTGCTTTGGCTCAAACCGTTAACGAAGAACAAGTAACCAAAAAAGTCGAAGATAAGACTGAGGAGCTCCAACAGTCAGCGACCAAGATTGCGAAAGAGGCCGAAAAGGCAGGTGGCGGTGTTCCAGAGGAGCTTGAGAAAGAGCCCACTGGAAACATTCCCGTCAAACCTGTTGATGGAGctaaggaagaagaagatctcGTGGACTCGTGGGAAAATGAAACCGAGCGTGTGGTTCCTGTCTACAGCTTTCCTTTGAAGCCTTTCGTATCCATTACTTGGAAGGGCGTCACTACTGATCCTCTCTCTGTACGGGACGATGGGTTCATGGACATTGCGAGACTTAAAAAGCCATTTGATCAACTTGATCGTTCTCTCACCTCAGCTAATGCGGAGTACATTGTTTACGCTCTTTCGAAGAATGGTGGAATGCGCATTATCCGTCAGGATGATGGCCGTGACAGACAGGTGTTCCGCTCAAGCAATGATCGCATCTTCAATGTTGCCTTGTGCCGCGCGGGGTCAACCCCGCCGGAAGGTAAGGAAGAAGCAGTCTTGGGTATTGGAGTTAGCGGTTCTGTCTATTGGGCGTCTCTTTCCAATGGAGAGGATAATCTGTTTGAGAGGGATGCACTTGACACGCAAAGTTTGATACTTCCGCCCTTCCCTGCGTCTGACGAAAACACGTCTGGCGGCCAGCTGAAAACGCGCGCCAGGCCAAGTTCACGTCACCCCGAATTTTTTGCCATCGGCCGCGGGAAGTCAATCCACGTTGTGTGGCCGAAGGCTGCCATGTCTCCGAAATATGGTGTTTCGGGCGTTGATCGCAAAGTTGATACGGAAAAGTTTTACAAGGAACGAGCTCTAAAAATTTCTACCGGAAAAGCTGGAAAAGACTTTGTATTCAGCGATGATGATACCGTCATTGTTTCTCTTGACAAAACAGGGCGAATGAGGTTCTGGGATATCCACGACATGATTGATGCCAGCCCCGGGGCAAGCAAGCCTGATATTCGTGTGCCGCTTCTTACACTTGTGACTGGAACGCCCAACGAAAAGTCATGGCCTACCTCTGTTCTATTCATTGACAAGTCCCGACCGTACCTTAAGATGTGTGCCATGCGCTATATGCTTGTTGGCTTCAGGCAGAATCACACCCTTCAGTTGTGGGATTTGGGACTGGGAAAGGCTGTGCAGGAAATCAACTTTCCCCATGAGAAAGAATCAGATGCTATCTGCAGTGTTGCTTATCATCCCAGTTCCGGAATCATTGTCGTCGGCCACCCGACCCGTAATTCGATCTACTTTATCCACCTATCTGCACCAAGATACGCCCTTCCACCTATGTCCCAGAGCGCTTATATCCAGTGTGTTGTCGACAAAGACGAGAAGGTATTTGGACCTCAATCCACTGCCTGCATGAGCGGAATTCGCGAGCTCTCATTTGGATCCAGAGGCCAGTTGAGAAGCCTTGAATTGCTTCCCCTGGCAAAATCATTTTCCTCGCAGCGTAGCGTAGAGGATGATACTGGCCTGTTCGAATTGTACGTCATGCATTCTCGTGGCGTCACATGTTTGAATATCAAAAAGGCAGACCTAGGCTGGAGCACCGACAACAAGATCCTCAAGCATGTTAACAGTTTGGAAAACGGTTTGATTGAACTGAAGGATTTGCAGACTTTGTCTTCGCAACCTGACGAACAATCTGTCAGTGGCGAAGCTACATCGTCAGTCATGGGaaataacaaagaagctgCTAAGAAACCCGAGGTCGTAGCTGAGAAACCTCCATCTTCCCAATCGCCCCGTTCTGAGTCTCCAGCCAaggaaggaaagaagaagacgcAACAAGCCACTCCAACAACTGCCTCGTTGGAGCCAGCTTCCTCTGAGAAGCctgagaaaaagaagaagaaaaagggtgCAGCGGAGAATGGCACCAAGGCAAAAGAGGTTATTGAAGCACCACAAGCACTTGCTAATGGAGACGTTCAGCAAGAAACTGAGCCAGCCAAAGCTGTCAAAACATCCCTGGTTGAGAAATCTCAAGTCGAAAAGCTTCACTTATCTGCGATCGTGCCCATGACAGACACGTCGACTGATGTCTGGGCCAAGGGAATTAACGACGTTAAGGAAGCTTTATCTGCAGAATTCTCTAAATGTCTTAACCATGAGCTTGGAGGGTTTTACGACCGCTTTAGCGAAGACAGACGTTCCCAGGATGACCTGTCAAAAGCGCGGCAGGACGCGATGTTGCGCCTTGTCTCCAGTACTCTGTCCGAGAACGTTGAAAAGAGCCTTGCCCGTATTATCAGTGATAATATTCAGTCAACCGTCGTACCAACTATCAGGAATGTGACAGCTGCATCTTTGGAAAAGAAGGTAGCTGAAGAACTTAGTAAGAATCTTCGTGCGACGATTCCTCAATCTATTAGCAATGTTTTCCCCGACGCCGTTACTCGTTCGTTACAAGCACCGAATACGCTCAAATGTCTATCCGAATTAGTGGCGCCTGCTGTCGTTAAAAGTGTGGAAAGCGAACTTAACAATGCCGTTCGCAACAAGATTATGCCGACAATCAAAAATGAGTTTACGCGTACAGCTGAGAAGTTGGTCACTGATGTCGAGCAAATGCTCGCTTCGAAGATCAACCAGTTTGAGACGCAACGTATGACCGATAGCTTCAAGATTGAGCAGCTTACTACTCAAGTAAACTCTTTAGTTCAAGTGATTTCAACCATGGCGGCGTCTCAGACGAAATTTCAAGGCGAAATCCTAGAAATGAGTCGTCGCTTTGAAGAGATGCAAGTAGCTGCTCAAGAACCGCGTGCTGCTGCTCCTGGACCTGTAGTTGAGGAGCGCCCTTCACCTGAGCTATCCCCTGAGGAAGCAGAATTACGAGAGATCACTCGACTGATGGAAGCTGGTGACTACGAAGAAGCATCAGTAAAA TGGCTTCAATCTTCCCATCAGGCCGAGCTTTTTGACAACCTCTTCGTCAATTATGGCTCGGACTATCTCACAACTCTTTCGCCACTTCTGTCCCTTTCAGTCAGCGCTGCTGTCACATCTTCCCTTGAGACAAATGTGTCGGCACGTCTTGACTGGCTCAAGCAAGTCTTCCGCACTGTCAATATCCAT GACCCCGACATCGCCCAAGTCGTGCCTCAAATTATGGATGTTCTAATTGGAAGACTCCAGAATCTTTACATGTCTATCGCGCAGCATTCACCACACGATCCTATCCTCCCCAAGATTCCACCCCTCACTCGCTGGGCTCGAGATTTGAAGGAGGCGAACGGCTACTGA